The following are encoded together in the Neofelis nebulosa isolate mNeoNeb1 chromosome 9, mNeoNeb1.pri, whole genome shotgun sequence genome:
- the NNAT gene encoding neuronatin isoform X3: MAAVAAASAELLIIGWYIFRVLLQVFLECCIYWVGFAFRNPPGTQPIARSVQVLSAEAGVHGVEDRAAGVGRAPAASPQLRPQPPALGGRVTRCSCASRPAWEPVPRRNGGSPVLSRQRSICQGQ; this comes from the exons ATGGCTGCAGTGGCGGCAGCTTCAGCTGAGCTGCTCATCATCGGCTGGTACATTTTCCGCGTGCTACTGCAG GTGTTCCTGGAATGCTGCATTTACTGGGTAGGATTCGCTTTTCGGAATCCTCCAGGGACACAGCCCATTGCGAGAA GTGTTCAGGTACTCTCTGCAGAAGCTGGCGTACACGGTGTCGAGGACCGGGCGGCAGGTGTTGGGAGAGCGCCGGCAGCGAGCCCCCAACTGAGgccccaacccccagccctggGCGGCCGCGTCACCAGGTGCTCCTGTGCTTCTCGGCCAGCATGGGAGCCAGTGCCGCGCAGGAATGGGGGGTCCCCTGTGCTCTCTCGCCAGAGGAGCATTTGCCAAGGTCAGTGA
- the NNAT gene encoding neuronatin isoform X2, with protein sequence MAAVAAASAELLIIGWYIFRVLLQVFRYSLQKLAYTVSRTGRQVLGERRQRAPN encoded by the exons ATGGCTGCAGTGGCGGCAGCTTCAGCTGAGCTGCTCATCATCGGCTGGTACATTTTCCGCGTGCTACTGCAG GTGTTCAGGTACTCTCTGCAGAAGCTGGCGTACACGGTGTCGAGGACCGGGCGGCAGGTGTTGGGAGAGCGCCGGCAGCGAGCCCCCAACTGA
- the BLCAP gene encoding bladder cancer-associated protein, whose translation MYCLQWLLPVLLIPKPLNPALWFSHSMFMGFYLLSFLLERKPCTICALVFLAALFLICYSCWGNCFLYHCSDSPLPESAHDPGVVGT comes from the coding sequence ATGTATTGCCTCCAGTGGCTGCTGCCCGTCCTCCTCATCCCCAAGCCCCTCAACCCCGCCCTGTGGTTCAGCCACTCCATGTTCATGGGCTTCTACCTGCTCAGCTTCCTTCTGGAGCGGAAGCCTTGCACGATTTGTGCCTTGGTTTTCCTGGCAGCCCTGTTCCTCATCTGCTATAGCTGCTGGGGAAACTGTTTCCTGTACCACTGCTCTGATTCCCCGCTTCCGGAATCGGCGCACGACCCTGGCGTTGTGGGCACCTAA
- the NNAT gene encoding neuronatin isoform X1: MAAVAAASAELLIIGWYIFRVLLQVFLECCIYWVGFAFRNPPGTQPIARSEVFRYSLQKLAYTVSRTGRQVLGERRQRAPN; this comes from the exons ATGGCTGCAGTGGCGGCAGCTTCAGCTGAGCTGCTCATCATCGGCTGGTACATTTTCCGCGTGCTACTGCAG GTGTTCCTGGAATGCTGCATTTACTGGGTAGGATTCGCTTTTCGGAATCCTCCAGGGACACAGCCCATTGCGAGAAGTGAG GTGTTCAGGTACTCTCTGCAGAAGCTGGCGTACACGGTGTCGAGGACCGGGCGGCAGGTGTTGGGAGAGCGCCGGCAGCGAGCCCCCAACTGA